CCCGCTCGCCAGCGGCCTCCTGACCGGCAAGTACCGCGCCGGGGCCGACCTCCCCGAGGGCGCACGCATCACCGGCAGCCGGAACGCGCAGGACCGCTATCTGAACGAACGGAACTGGGCGGTCGTGGAGAACCTGCGCGCCTTTGCCGAGGGCCGGGGCCACACCCTGCTGGAGCTGGCGTTCAGCTGGCTGCTGTCCTTCGATGTGACGAGCAGCGTGATCGCCGGGGCCACGAAACACGAGCAGATCGACGCGAACGTGGGCGCCGCCGCGTGGACCCTCACGCCCGAGGAGCTGGCCGAGGTGGACCGCATCACCGGTCGCTGACCCGCCGCCCTCTTCCAGGTGGGAGGGAGCACCCGCCCCACCTCCTTCCCACTCCCTACTGCCCACTGCCCACTTCCGGCGCACCGCGCCCTTACCATGCGGGGCGTGAAGTTGCCGATCGAGGAGGTCACGGGGGAGGTGCGCGCGGCGCTCGCGGCGCATCCGCTGGTGGTCGTGCAGGCCCCGCCGGGCGCGGGCAAGAGTACGGGGTTGCCGCTGGCGCTGCTGGACGAGCCGTGGCTGGCCGGGCAGGGTGTCGTGATGCTGCAGCCCCGGCGGGTCGCGGCCCGCGCGGTGGCGGCGCGGCTGGCGGAAGGGCTGGGCCAGGAGGTCGGGGGCACGGTCGGGTACCGCGTGCGCTTCGACTCGCGCGTGTCAGCCGCGACGCGGCTGGAGGTCGTCACCGAGGGCATCCTGACCCGCCGCCTGCAACGCGACCCGGAACTGTCCGGCGTGGGGCTGGTGATCCTGGACGAGTTCCACGAGCGCAGCCTGAACGCCGATCTGGCGCTGGCGCTGCTGCGCGAGGTGCAGGGTGCGCTGCGGGACGACCTGCGGGTGCTGGTCATGAGTGCCACGCTGGACCCGGCGCTGCCCGGACGGCTGGGCGCGCCCCTGGTCGAGAGCGCGGGCCGCGCCTACCCGGTGGAGGTCCGGTACCTGCCGACCGACCCGGTGGGCCGCGTGGAGGAGCTGGTGGCGCGGCAGGTGCGCGCCGCGCTGGACGCCGAACCGGGCGACGTGCTGGCGTTCCTCCCCGGCGTGCGCGAGATCCGCGCGGCGGCCGGACTGCTTGCCGATGTGGACGCCGTGGTGCTCCCGCTGTACGGCGACCTCCCGGTGCGCGAGCAGGCGCGCGCGCTGCGCCCCGATCCGGACGGGCGGCGCAAGGTGGTCCTGGCGACGAGCATCGCGGAGACGTCCCTGACCATCGACGGCGTGCGCGTCGTCGTGGACGGCGGCCTGAGCCGCACGCAGGCGTTCGACCCGGCGACCGGCCTGACCCGCATGGTCACGGGCCGCGTCACGCGCGACGCCGCCACGCAGCGCGCGGGCCGCGCGGGCCGCACCGCGCCGGGCGTCGCGTACCGCCTCTGGAGTGAACGGACCCAGCCGCTGCTGCCCGCCGCGCGCCCGCCGGAGGTGCTGGACTCGGACCTCGCGCCGCTGACGCTGGAACTCGCGCAGTGGGGCGTGACCGACCCCGCGACCCTCCACTGGCTGGACGTGCCGCCCGAGCGCCGCGTGCAGACCGCGCGGGGCGTCCTGCAGGACCTGGGCGCGCTGGACGCTGCGGGCCGGGTGACGCCGGAGGGCGCGCGGTTGCTGGACTTCCCCACGCACCCGCGCGTGGCGCACCTCCTGACCGCCGCCGCTGACCCCGCACTGGCGGCGGACGTGGCGGCGCTGCTGGAGGAACGCGACCCCCTCCCCGCCGGGTCGGGCGCGGACCTGACCGACCGGGTGCGTGCCCTGCGCTCCTGGCGGCGCAAGGAAGGCAGTAGGGGAGACGTCGCCGTGCTGGAGAGGATCGAGCGGCTGTCCCGCCAGTGGCGCACCCTCCTGAAGGTCCGCGCGGACGACCGTGACCCGGACCCGTTCGCGGTGGGCGCGCTGGTCGCCCGTGCGTACCCGGAACGCGCCGCGCTGGCCCGCGAGGAGACCAGTGGCCTGCGCCGGGGCCGTTTCCTGCTCGCGGGCGGTCAGGGGGCCGCGCTGCCCGAGGGGGACGCCCTGGCCGGAGCACGCGCCCTGGCCGTCGCGCACCTCGACGCCGCGCAGGCCGAGGGCCGCATCTTCCTGGCCGCGCCCCTCGACCCGGCCGCGCTGGACGCTGGGGCCGCGTGGGTGGACGCCGTGCGCTGGGATGCCCGCACCGGCACCCTCGTCGCGCAGCGGGAACGGCGCTTCGGCGCGCTCGTGCTCGAAACGCGGCCCCTTCGGGACCTGCCGGCCGCCGCCCGCGTGGACGCCCTGGCCGCCGCGATCCGCGACGAGGGCCTGCACCTCCTGACCTTCAGCCCGGACGCGCAGGCGCTGCGCGACCGCGTGGAGTCCGTGCGCTTCTGGCGGCCAGAGGAAGACTGGCCGGACCTGAGCGACGCCGCGCTGCTGGCGACCCTGGAGGACTGGCTCGGCCCGCACCTGGACGGCGTCCGCAGCCGCGACGACCTGGGGCGCTTGAACCTCCTCCCGGCGCTGCAGGCGCAGCTGCCCTGGCCCCTCCCGGCCCGCCTGGACGACCTCGCCCCCACGCACCTGACCGTGCCCACCGGCAGCCGCATCCGCCTCGGCTACCGCCCCGGAGAGGCCCCCATCCTGGCCGTGAAGCTCCAGGAACTGTTCGGGCTGGCCGACACGCCCGCCGTGAACGAGGACCGCACGCCCGTCCTGCTGCACCTGCTCTCGCCCGCCGGGCGGCCCGTGCAGGTCACGCAGGACCTGAGGTCGTTCTGGAACTCCTCGTACTTCGAGGTGCGCAAGGACCTGCGCGGCCGCTACCCCAAACACCCCTGGCCCGACGACCCCTGGACGCACGCCCCCATGAAAGGCACCAAGAAACGCGGCGTGTGACGGGGGTGTCCTTCCCCCGGCGCGCCCCCACCTGAGGCAACGTCCGGCGTGGCGCACTGCCATGCTGCCCCTCATGCGCCGCGCCGTTCTCACCTGTGCCCTGAGCCTGCTCACCCTGACCGGAGCGTCCCAGGCCGCCGACTACTCGAAGACCGTGTGGAGCATCGCCTCGGGGCAGTCGGGGCAGACGCCTCTGATGGACACGAACGTGCTGGGCGAGATGGTCATGCGCGCCTGGGTGGCGCCGCGCGGCGTGCCGGTGCAGGGGCTGATGTTCATCTACATGCCGAAGCTCAGCACCAACCACTGGGCGGTCATGCTGGTCGAACCGCAGGGGCAGCCCGGTGAGTTCTTCGGTGCCCGCACGTTGAAGTTCGTGCGGGCCGCGAAGAAGGACGGTCAGACCGCCAACCTGTACACCCTCGGGGACGGCATGTTCAGGGGCCTGTACCTGCTGGACGGCAAGGTGAAGGACGAGAAGGGGAAGATGATGCACTTCCTGATGCTGCTCACGCCTCAGATGGCGCAGCAGGAACCCGATCCGGCGCAGTTCCTGAAGTGACGCTCAGGCTGGCCTGCGCGCGGTGAACAGCGTGCGGGTGAAGGCGTAGTACACGCGCTCGCCGGGGTAGGCGGCATGCAGCCTCTTGCGGTAGGCGGCCAGGAACCGCTGCTGGCCGGGTTCATCCAGGCGGCTGAGGTACGGGACGAGCGCGGTGCCCTTCGTCCAGTCGATCAGGCCGTCCGAGCCGTTCAACACGACCGGGTAGATCTTGCTCAGGGCGGTGATGTCCGTGCCGCCCAGTGCGTCGAGCAGTTCCGCGTACCGGGCGGGGCTCAGGACCGGGGACGCGCCGTGCGCGGTGCCGAACCGGGCGTCCCCACCCAGCTCGTCCTGGAAGTCCAGGGCGGTGTCGGTCAGGAGGCGGTGGCTGGGGTGGTCGTGATTGGCGGGCACCTGCGCGGCCAGGACGCCGCCGGGGTTCAGGTGCGTCCACAGGTGCGTGAGCAGCGTGGGGTGGTCCGGCACCCACTGCAGCGAGGCGTTCGCGTGGATCAGGTCGTACTGTCCGGTCAGCTGGCTCAGGTCACCCTGCAGGAAGTGCAGGTTCGGGGCCTGCTGCGCCTGCGCCCGCTCCAGCATTTCGGCGCTCTGGTCGAGTCCGGTGACCTGCGCCTGCGGGTAGCGCCGCGCGAGCGTCAGGGTGTGTTCGCCGGTCCCGCAGCCGAGGTCGATGACGCTGGCGTAGGCCTGATCGGGAATCAGGGCGTGCAGGTCGCGGACGGGGGCGCTGCGGGCCTCGCGGAAGAGGTGGTACTGGTCGGGGTTCCAGGTCATGGGGGCAGCGTAAGCACCCGGCTTGCATAAGTGTACGTACTCTGGTGGTGACAGTGGGTAGGGCGTGACTGAAAAGCCCGCCCGGCGTCAGGCACGCGGGCGGGTCGGCGATGTTCAGTTGGCGTTACAGCAGGCGGGCGAGGGTGCCGCCCAGCAGCATCAGCAGCAGCACGCTGAGGATCGCGGTCAGCAGACGACCGGGCTGCGCGTGGGCGGGCTCGTCCCGGTCGCGGCGGATCATGAAACCTCCGGTGGGACGGTGTGCGCACGCCGTTCCACCAGAGCGGACGCGAGTGGGAGCCGGGCGGATGCCGGACGTGCAGTGGGCAGATCGGTGTGGTCCCGATCTGTCCACGAAGCAGACGGCATTCGCGTCACGCGGCCCGTCCGGGATGCTGCGGGGTGGGGTGCTGGGGCGTGGGCTGCTGCGGGGTCGGGTGCAGGCTGCCCAGCGCGGCCTTCAGGTGCTTGTACACCTCGCGCTGAAGGTCCAGATCCTCGGGCAGTTCGTAGCGCAGCTGCTCCATGGCCTGCATCAGGTGCGCGCCGCCGGGCGTGCGCTCGTGGTCGGGGCGGGCCCAGTCGGGCAGTTCAGGTGTCTGGATGGGCCTGCGGGCCGCGTCGTCCCAGTCGGCCCAGGTTTTGGGCAGGTCGTACAGGTACCGGCCGATCCCGAAGTGCACCGCGCAGCGTTTCAGGGCGTCCGAGGAGGCGGCTTTCAGGGTGCCCAGGTCGCCTTCGGGGGCCTCGCCGATGTCCTCGCGCGTGACGCCCAGGACGGTCAGGCGGCCCTTCACGGTGGGCTGGCGGGTGCCGGGGATGACCTCCAGGGTGAAGGTCCAGGCGTCGGGGCAGATGGCGTCCAGGCGGTCCTGCACTGCGCGGGCGTCGATGTGCGCCAGCATCAGCGCGCGGCTGCGGTCCCGGCTGTAGGCGGCGGGTTTCCACGCCACCATGTGAGCGGGAAACGGGGCCTGAAGTCGTTTCTGAACATCGCTCAGTTTCATGCGTTTAGTTTATAACAGAATGGAATTACGGTCAAGACAGAATGACCCGCCGGTCGGCGGCAGGAGCGAATCAGCGGGAAAGCCCATCCGGCGCGGCTCTGAGCTCTGGTCCATGAGCCCAGAGAGGGCGTGCCACCACCCACTCACCACTCACTCCTTCCTACTCCCCGCCCCCTCCTCTTATCGACAAGGCCACACACCTCCCCCCCTCGTCCCCTAGCATGCTGGGCATGAGCCGCACGGCCACCGTCACCCGAACCACCAGCGAAACGGACATCACCGTCACGCTCGACCTCGACACCACCAGCTACGAGCACCCCCAGACCGGGCACGGCTTCCTGGACCACATGCTCGACGCGCTGGCCCGCCACGCCCGCATCGGCCTGACCGTGCGCGCCACCGGCGACCTGCACATCGAACCGCACCACCTCATCGAGGACACCGGCATCACCCTCGGGCAGGCCCTCACGCAGGCGCTCGGGGACCGCAAGGGCATCGAACGGTACGGCAGCGCCTTCGTCCCCATGGACGAGACCCTCGCGCACGTCGTGCTGGACCTGTCGGGCCGCGCGCACCTCGCCTTCGAACCCGAGACGCTGAACGTCTGGGGCGACGCGGGCGGCATGACCCACTACCACCTGCGGGAATTCCTGCGCGGCCTGTGCAACCACGCGGGCATCACCCTGCACGTCCGCCTCCTCGCGGGCCGCGAGGCGCACCACGTCATCGAGGCCATCGTGAAGGCCGTCGCGCGCGCCCTGCGGGACGCCGTGCAGGTCACCTCCCAGACCATGCCCAGCACCAAGGGCAGCCTGTGAGCACTCCCGCACCTGCCACCGAGGGCCGCCCCGAGGTGCTGCTGCTCGACTACGGCGCCGGGAACGTCCGCAGCGCCGCCAAGGCCCTCGAACGCGCGGGCATGACCGTCCGCGTCAGCAGCGACCCCGCCGACGTGCCCGGCGCCCGCGCGCTGGTCGTGCCCGGACAGGGGCACTTCCGGCAGGTCATGGACGCCTTCGACACCAGCGGCTTCCGCCAGCCCGTCCTCGACGCCGCGCGGGGCGGCACGCCCATCCTGGGTATCTGCGTCGGCATGCAGATGCTCCTCGAAGGCAGTGAGGAAGCGCCCGGCGTGCAGGGCCTCGGCCTGATCCCCGGCACCGTCCTGCGCTTCCAGGGTGACGCGCAGCGCAAGGTGCCGCAGATGGGCTGGAACAGCCTCGACAAGGTCGGCGACAGCCCCCTCCTGAACGACCTCGCGTGCCCCGCGTACGCGTACTTCGTTCACTCCTACTACGTGCCCCTGACCGTGGACGTCGACGCGGGCGCCATCACCGAGTACGGCGTGCCCTTCTGGGCCGCGTTCAGCCACGGCAACCTCCACGCCACGCAGTTCCACCCGGAAAAGAGCGGCGCCGTGGGCCTCGCCATCCTCGAACGCTTCCGCCGCAACGTCCTGGAAAACTGAGCTGTGACGGCCCGGACGGTCACCGTG
This region of Deinococcus sp. JMULE3 genomic DNA includes:
- the hrpB gene encoding ATP-dependent helicase HrpB, with amino-acid sequence MRGVKLPIEEVTGEVRAALAAHPLVVVQAPPGAGKSTGLPLALLDEPWLAGQGVVMLQPRRVAARAVAARLAEGLGQEVGGTVGYRVRFDSRVSAATRLEVVTEGILTRRLQRDPELSGVGLVILDEFHERSLNADLALALLREVQGALRDDLRVLVMSATLDPALPGRLGAPLVESAGRAYPVEVRYLPTDPVGRVEELVARQVRAALDAEPGDVLAFLPGVREIRAAAGLLADVDAVVLPLYGDLPVREQARALRPDPDGRRKVVLATSIAETSLTIDGVRVVVDGGLSRTQAFDPATGLTRMVTGRVTRDAATQRAGRAGRTAPGVAYRLWSERTQPLLPAARPPEVLDSDLAPLTLELAQWGVTDPATLHWLDVPPERRVQTARGVLQDLGALDAAGRVTPEGARLLDFPTHPRVAHLLTAAADPALAADVAALLEERDPLPAGSGADLTDRVRALRSWRRKEGSRGDVAVLERIERLSRQWRTLLKVRADDRDPDPFAVGALVARAYPERAALAREETSGLRRGRFLLAGGQGAALPEGDALAGARALAVAHLDAAQAEGRIFLAAPLDPAALDAGAAWVDAVRWDARTGTLVAQRERRFGALVLETRPLRDLPAAARVDALAAAIRDEGLHLLTFSPDAQALRDRVESVRFWRPEEDWPDLSDAALLATLEDWLGPHLDGVRSRDDLGRLNLLPALQAQLPWPLPARLDDLAPTHLTVPTGSRIRLGYRPGEAPILAVKLQELFGLADTPAVNEDRTPVLLHLLSPAGRPVQVTQDLRSFWNSSYFEVRKDLRGRYPKHPWPDDPWTHAPMKGTKKRGV
- a CDS encoding methyltransferase domain-containing protein, which encodes MTWNPDQYHLFREARSAPVRDLHALIPDQAYASVIDLGCGTGEHTLTLARRYPQAQVTGLDQSAEMLERAQAQQAPNLHFLQGDLSQLTGQYDLIHANASLQWVPDHPTLLTHLWTHLNPGGVLAAQVPANHDHPSHRLLTDTALDFQDELGGDARFGTAHGASPVLSPARYAELLDALGGTDITALSKIYPVVLNGSDGLIDWTKGTALVPYLSRLDEPGQQRFLAAYRKRLHAAYPGERVYYAFTRTLFTARRPA
- a CDS encoding Rad52/Rad22 family DNA repair protein gives rise to the protein MKLSDVQKRLQAPFPAHMVAWKPAAYSRDRSRALMLAHIDARAVQDRLDAICPDAWTFTLEVIPGTRQPTVKGRLTVLGVTREDIGEAPEGDLGTLKAASSDALKRCAVHFGIGRYLYDLPKTWADWDDAARRPIQTPELPDWARPDHERTPGGAHLMQAMEQLRYELPEDLDLQREVYKHLKAALGSLHPTPQQPTPQHPTPQHPGRAA
- the hisB gene encoding imidazoleglycerol-phosphate dehydratase HisB, with amino-acid sequence MSRTATVTRTTSETDITVTLDLDTTSYEHPQTGHGFLDHMLDALARHARIGLTVRATGDLHIEPHHLIEDTGITLGQALTQALGDRKGIERYGSAFVPMDETLAHVVLDLSGRAHLAFEPETLNVWGDAGGMTHYHLREFLRGLCNHAGITLHVRLLAGREAHHVIEAIVKAVARALRDAVQVTSQTMPSTKGSL
- the hisH gene encoding imidazole glycerol phosphate synthase subunit HisH, whose protein sequence is MSTPAPATEGRPEVLLLDYGAGNVRSAAKALERAGMTVRVSSDPADVPGARALVVPGQGHFRQVMDAFDTSGFRQPVLDAARGGTPILGICVGMQMLLEGSEEAPGVQGLGLIPGTVLRFQGDAQRKVPQMGWNSLDKVGDSPLLNDLACPAYAYFVHSYYVPLTVDVDAGAITEYGVPFWAAFSHGNLHATQFHPEKSGAVGLAILERFRRNVLEN